The Miscanthus floridulus cultivar M001 chromosome 17, ASM1932011v1, whole genome shotgun sequence genome has a window encoding:
- the LOC136518323 gene encoding dof zinc finger protein 4-like: protein MKLSSSHHLLESSNILLSSHHRNTTVVTLTRMLSSNCENMLPYAPGRRAAVLLDHRRYRPNVVEVAPSCPRCDSPNTKFCYYNNYSLSQPRYFCKGCRRYWTKGGSLRNVPVGGGCRKNRRGKPVVRAMAAVDAAAVAAASGGVAAAAAFSHRSSPSSSSSPATLRPDLLLEGMIGSPVSLCQQPTTDDAAENPSVVAPEGSTIDLALLYAKFLNHQPAAAAEPCAAAVVPESLDTLSGSSSGDDVNPVVVPPRDQQPFTTQDGGFGELSATASAAEPSAAPPQCPDDACAEAALGAFSVDPRCYDSLGLPPDGGDLVVPSTWHLGAKYEPFDSLPEDAMSLLDGFAGDDDVWSSALACQGLEAALCSRPSNLYRPYVQHVQIMGYEGINGYTSSDLTRVA, encoded by the exons ATGAAGCTCTCCTCGTCGCACCACCTGCTCGAGAGCTCCAACATCCTCCTCTCGTCGCACCACCGCAACACCACCGTCGTTACACTTACACGGATGTTGTCTTCAAACTGCGAGAACATGCTGCCCTACGCGccggggcggcgggcggcggtgcTGCTGGACCACCGGCGGTACCGCCCGAACGTCGTCGAGGTGGCGCCCAGCTGCCCGCGCTGCGACTCGCCCAACACCAAGTTCTGCTACTACAACAACTACAGCCTCAGCCAGCCCCGCTACTTCTGCAAGGGCTGCCGCCGCTACTGGACCAAGGGCGGCTCGCTCCGCAACGTGCCCGTCGGCGGCGGCTGCCGGAAGAACCGCCGgggcaagccggtggtgcgagccatggccgccgtcgatgCCGCTGCCGTGGCGGCGGCCAGCGGTGgcgtagcggcggcggcggcgttctcGCACcggtcgtcgccgtcgtcgtcgtcgtcccccgCCACGCTGCGGCCGGACTTGCTGCTGGAAGGCATGATCGGCAGCCCAGTCAGCCTGTGCCAGCAGCCGACGACGGACGACGCAGCCGAGAATCCGTCCGTCGTGGCGCCCGAGGGATCCACGATCGACCTGGCGTTGCTGTACGCCAAGTTCTTGAACCATCAGCCTGCGGCGGCGGCCGAGccgtgcgccgccgccgtcgtgccgGAATCGCTCGACACCTTGAGTGGGTCGTCGTCGGGTGATGACGTGAATCCTGTCGTCGTCCCACCGCGGGATCAGCAGCCGTTCACGACGCAGGACGGCGGGTTTGGCGAGCTGTCCGCGACGGCGAGCGCGGCGGAGCCAAGCGCCGCCCCGCCACAGTGCCCCGACGACGCGTGTGCGGAGGCGGCGCTTGGGGCGTTCAGCGTGGACCCGCGCTGCTACGACTCGCTGGGTTTGCCTCCGGACGGCGGGGATCTGGTCGTACCGTCAACGTGGCATCTTGGGGCCAAGTACGAGCCGTTCGATTCGCTACCCGAGGACGCCATGAGCCTTCTGGACGGcttcgccggcgacgacgacGTGTGGAGCAGTGCGTTGGCTTGTCAAGGGCTGGAAGCAGCTCTCTGCAGCAGGCC GAGTAATTTATATAGGCCATATGTACAGCATGTCCAGATCATGGGTTATGAAGGGATCAACGGGTATACAT CGTCCGATTTGACCCGTGTGGCCTGA